One Ahaetulla prasina isolate Xishuangbanna chromosome 10, ASM2864084v1, whole genome shotgun sequence genomic region harbors:
- the ERCC1 gene encoding DNA excision repair protein ERCC-1 isoform X2 codes for MEARKARRFALQAAAAEEEEVNSLFKAASAAKAATVPAASVAPRGASYADYVVGQAVATSSSSTAVQLKPTSAAPTASARSISEEAPPQNQDKSAVAPKSTAEDKGSPLSPTAPKAGAKHNAIIVSPRQRGNPILKFVRNVPWEFGEVVPDYVLGQSTCALFLSLRYHNLNPNYIHERLRNLGKTYQLQVLLLQIDVKDPHQAVKELAKICILADCTLILAWSPEEAGRYLETYKAYEQKPADLLKEKVEHDYLSRVSDCLTSVKSVNKTDTLSLLSTFRSLANIVHASKEDLSLCPGIGPQKAKRLFDILHEPFLKVPK; via the exons GTGAACTCTCTCTTCAAAGCCGCTTCGGCAGCCAAAGCCGCAACAGTCCCTGCGGCCTCAGTTGCGCCCAGGGGGGCATCCTACGCAGACTATGTTGTTGGGCAAGCTGtggccacctcttcctcctccactgcTGTTCAGCTGAAACCCACTTCAGCTGCTCCCACTGCATCGGCTAGGAGCATCTCGGAAGAAGCCCCTCCACAGAACCAGGACAAGAGTGCTGTGGCCCCCAAAAGCACAGCGGAAGACAAAGGCTCCCCCTTGAGCCCCACAGCCCCCAAAGCGGGGGCCAAGCACAATGCTATTATCGTCAGTCCCCGGCAG AGGGGGAACCCCATTCTGAAGTTTGTCCGCAACGTGCCTTGGGAATTCGGCGAAGTTGTCCCAGATTATGTGTTGGGCCAGAGCACATGTGCCCTTTTCTTGAG CCTCAGGTACCACAACCTGAATCCTAATTACATCCATGAGCGGCTGCGTAACTTGGGGAAGACGTACCAGCTGCAGGTGCTTCTGCTTCAGATTGATGTG AAAGACCCCCACCAGGCAGTCAAGGAGCTGGCCAAGATCTGCATCCTTGCTGACTGCACCCTCATCTTGGCTTGGAG TCCAGAAGAAGCCGGACGCTACTTGGAGACCTACAAGGCCTACGAGCAGAAGCCGGCTGACCTGCTGAAGGAGAAAGTGGAGCACGACTATCTCTCGCGG GTGAGCGACTGTCTGACCAGCGTGAAATCCGTGAACAAAACAGACACCCTGAGCCTGCTGTCCACGTTCAGA TCACTAGCCAACATTGTCCATGCCTCCAAGGAGGACCTCTCCCTGTGCCCTGGCATTGGGCCTCAAAAG gcCAAGAGGCTCTTTGACATCCTTCATGAACCCTTTCTGAAGGTGCCCAAGTGA
- the POLR1G gene encoding DNA-directed RNA polymerase I subunit RPA34 — translation MGAAGEEAAAAGPARFQCPEDFCARHWAPGAAFCPESLAAAGKRLLLISAPADFRPESLSGHRLALPGSPLLRASQPDGSQKVYSLQASQEESAARLLIAAARPERLTCARPFGASLRIQERHADPGATPALFPVAERPPPRIPEGLKQRFFPFGARVKGPLPSSEVAGKAARKRGKKRLLLPLKQALWQPEGPEQLQGSSPEPAGGLLGGWVGGGSEPRLLKEEVAAATEPAVLPVLGGQLLWKDARPSGHLEEGSLLREVKELDRRARKREKKRKTRLETKELPDPSSRYWQPEAEPWLQGGREPKGGGGDCAGEPAGCKAKKKTTQETAAEGLWGAAAIKEEPVDVPCLESLLEENLRAIGEDPAGVPSWKKKKKKKRRERLAEGLWGAAAIKEEPGDVPCLGSLPEEGLGWELAGYIKQSPGKGAGELWSIVALKEELGDVPSLGSLPEESLGVTPEDSIGEHPSCKKKKRRRRSRERAAEELWGVAAIKEEPGDISSLGNLLEEGLESARKGPAGELLACKKNKKGKLDKEPLQEQGTETQLDWAAPLWQEAGQEEPLQTNGAVPSPRPKKKKKEGRRREGEDQAGLFEAGT, via the exons ATGGGGGCGGCCggcgaggaggcggcggcggcgg GGCCCGCCCGCTTCCAGTGCCCGGAGGACTTCTGCGCGCGGCACTGGGCCCCCGGGGCCGCCTTCTGCCCGGAGAGCCTGGCGGCGGCCGGCAAACGCCTCCTGCTCATCAGCGCTCCCGCCGACTTCCGGCCGGAGAG CCTCTCCGGCCACCGCCTGGCGCTGCCGGGCTCCCCCCTTTTGAGGGCATCGCAGCCAGATGGTAGCCAGAAAGTCTACAGTCTCCAAGCCAGCCAGGAGGAGAGCGCTGCCCGCCTGCTGATTGCTGCTGCCCGGCCGGAGCGGCTCACCTGTGCCCGGCCTTTCGGGGCCTCCCTGAGGATTCAGGAGAGACACGCGGACCCCGGCGCCACCCCGGCCCTCTTCCCCGTCGCAGAGAGGCCGCCGCCCCGGATCCCCGAAGGACTCAAGCAGCGCTTCTTCCCCTTTGGAGCCCGGGTCAAGGGCCCTCTCCCTTCCTCGGAAGTGGCAGGGAAGGCTGCCCGGAAGAGGGGCAAGAAACGACTGCTGCTGCCTTTGAAGCAGGCACTCTGGCAGCCGGAAGGTCCCGAGCAGCTTCAGGGGAGTTCCCCGGAGCCCGCAGGGGGTCTgctgggagggtgggtgggaggtgggaGTGAGCCACGgctcctgaaggaggaggtggCAGCGGCAACTGAGCCAGCAGTGCTCCCAGTGCTTGGTGGGCAGCTGCTGTGGAAGGATGCCCGGCCAAGTGGCCACTTAGAGGAAGGTTCCTTGTTGAGAGAGGTGAAAGAGCTGGACAGGAGAgccaggaagagagagaagaagcggAAGACCCGCCTGGAGACAAAGGAGTTACCAGATCCCAGTTCCAGGTACTGGCAACCTGAAGCGGAACCCTGgttgcagggagggagggagccaaaGGGAGGTGGGGGCGACTGCGCAGGAGAGCCGGCCGGATGCAAAGCCAAGAAGAAGACGACGCAAGAGACCGCGGCAGAGGGGCTCTGGGGCGCTGCTGCCATCAAGGAGGAGCCGGTGGATGTCCCTTGTCTGGAGAGCCTCCTGGAAGAGAATTTGAGGGCCATTGGAGAGGACCCTGCTGGGGTCCCcagctggaagaagaagaagaagaagaagcgccGAGAGAGGCTGGCAGAGGGGCTCTGGGGTGCTGCTGCCATCAAGGAAGAGCCGGGGGACGTCCCCTGTCTGGGGAGCCTCCCAGAAGAGGGTCTTGGTTGGGAACTCGCTGGCTACATAAAGCAGAGCCCAGGGAAGGGGGCAGGGGAATTGTGGAGCATTGTGGCTCTTAAAGAGGAGCTGGGGGACGTCCCCTCTCTGGGGAGTCTCCCAGAAGAGAGTCTGGGGGTCACCCCAGAGGACTCCATTGGGGAACACCCCAGctgcaagaagaagaagaggaggaggaggagccgagaGAGGGCGGCGGAGGAGCTGTGGGGCGTCGCTGCCATCAAGGAGGAGCCAGGGGACATCAGCTCTTTGGGGAACCTCTTGGAAGAGGGTCTGGAATCTGCTAGAAAGGGCCCAGCTGGAGAACTCCTGGCCTGCAAAAAGAACAAGAAGGGAAAACTGGACAAGGAGCCCCTACAGGAACAGGGGACAGAAACACAGCTGGACTGGGCTGCCCCTCTCTGGCAAGAGGCAGGGCAGGAAGAGCCATTGCAAACTAATGGGGCGGTTCCAAGCCCCAGacccaaaaagaagaagaaggagggcaggaggagggagggggaggaccaGGCTGGACTCTTTGAGGCAGGAACTTAA
- the ERCC1 gene encoding DNA excision repair protein ERCC-1 isoform X3 — translation MEARKARRFALQAAEEEEEEEVNSLFKAASAAKAATVPAASVAPRGASYADYVVGQAVATSSSSTAVQLKPTSAAPTASARSISEEAPPQNQDKSAVAPKSTAEDKGSPLSPTAPKAGAKHNAIIVSPRQRGNPILKFVRNVPWEFGEVVPDYVLGQSTCALFLSLRYHNLNPNYIHERLRNLGKTYQLQVLLLQIDVKDPHQAVKELAKICILADCTLILAWSPEEAGRYLETYKAYEQKPADLLKEKVEHDYLSRVSDCLTSVKSVNKTDTLSLLSTFRAKRLFDILHEPFLKVPK, via the exons ATGGAGGCCCGGAAGGCCAGGAGGTTCGCCCTGCaggcggcggaggaggaggaggaggaggag GTGAACTCTCTCTTCAAAGCCGCTTCGGCAGCCAAAGCCGCAACAGTCCCTGCGGCCTCAGTTGCGCCCAGGGGGGCATCCTACGCAGACTATGTTGTTGGGCAAGCTGtggccacctcttcctcctccactgcTGTTCAGCTGAAACCCACTTCAGCTGCTCCCACTGCATCGGCTAGGAGCATCTCGGAAGAAGCCCCTCCACAGAACCAGGACAAGAGTGCTGTGGCCCCCAAAAGCACAGCGGAAGACAAAGGCTCCCCCTTGAGCCCCACAGCCCCCAAAGCGGGGGCCAAGCACAATGCTATTATCGTCAGTCCCCGGCAG AGGGGGAACCCCATTCTGAAGTTTGTCCGCAACGTGCCTTGGGAATTCGGCGAAGTTGTCCCAGATTATGTGTTGGGCCAGAGCACATGTGCCCTTTTCTTGAG CCTCAGGTACCACAACCTGAATCCTAATTACATCCATGAGCGGCTGCGTAACTTGGGGAAGACGTACCAGCTGCAGGTGCTTCTGCTTCAGATTGATGTG AAAGACCCCCACCAGGCAGTCAAGGAGCTGGCCAAGATCTGCATCCTTGCTGACTGCACCCTCATCTTGGCTTGGAG TCCAGAAGAAGCCGGACGCTACTTGGAGACCTACAAGGCCTACGAGCAGAAGCCGGCTGACCTGCTGAAGGAGAAAGTGGAGCACGACTATCTCTCGCGG GTGAGCGACTGTCTGACCAGCGTGAAATCCGTGAACAAAACAGACACCCTGAGCCTGCTGTCCACGTTCAGA gcCAAGAGGCTCTTTGACATCCTTCATGAACCCTTTCTGAAGGTGCCCAAGTGA
- the ERCC1 gene encoding DNA excision repair protein ERCC-1 isoform X1: MEARKARRFALQAAEEEEEEEVNSLFKAASAAKAATVPAASVAPRGASYADYVVGQAVATSSSSTAVQLKPTSAAPTASARSISEEAPPQNQDKSAVAPKSTAEDKGSPLSPTAPKAGAKHNAIIVSPRQRGNPILKFVRNVPWEFGEVVPDYVLGQSTCALFLSLRYHNLNPNYIHERLRNLGKTYQLQVLLLQIDVKDPHQAVKELAKICILADCTLILAWSPEEAGRYLETYKAYEQKPADLLKEKVEHDYLSRVSDCLTSVKSVNKTDTLSLLSTFRSLANIVHASKEDLSLCPGIGPQKAKRLFDILHEPFLKVPK, from the exons ATGGAGGCCCGGAAGGCCAGGAGGTTCGCCCTGCaggcggcggaggaggaggaggaggaggag GTGAACTCTCTCTTCAAAGCCGCTTCGGCAGCCAAAGCCGCAACAGTCCCTGCGGCCTCAGTTGCGCCCAGGGGGGCATCCTACGCAGACTATGTTGTTGGGCAAGCTGtggccacctcttcctcctccactgcTGTTCAGCTGAAACCCACTTCAGCTGCTCCCACTGCATCGGCTAGGAGCATCTCGGAAGAAGCCCCTCCACAGAACCAGGACAAGAGTGCTGTGGCCCCCAAAAGCACAGCGGAAGACAAAGGCTCCCCCTTGAGCCCCACAGCCCCCAAAGCGGGGGCCAAGCACAATGCTATTATCGTCAGTCCCCGGCAG AGGGGGAACCCCATTCTGAAGTTTGTCCGCAACGTGCCTTGGGAATTCGGCGAAGTTGTCCCAGATTATGTGTTGGGCCAGAGCACATGTGCCCTTTTCTTGAG CCTCAGGTACCACAACCTGAATCCTAATTACATCCATGAGCGGCTGCGTAACTTGGGGAAGACGTACCAGCTGCAGGTGCTTCTGCTTCAGATTGATGTG AAAGACCCCCACCAGGCAGTCAAGGAGCTGGCCAAGATCTGCATCCTTGCTGACTGCACCCTCATCTTGGCTTGGAG TCCAGAAGAAGCCGGACGCTACTTGGAGACCTACAAGGCCTACGAGCAGAAGCCGGCTGACCTGCTGAAGGAGAAAGTGGAGCACGACTATCTCTCGCGG GTGAGCGACTGTCTGACCAGCGTGAAATCCGTGAACAAAACAGACACCCTGAGCCTGCTGTCCACGTTCAGA TCACTAGCCAACATTGTCCATGCCTCCAAGGAGGACCTCTCCCTGTGCCCTGGCATTGGGCCTCAAAAG gcCAAGAGGCTCTTTGACATCCTTCATGAACCCTTTCTGAAGGTGCCCAAGTGA
- the ERCC1 gene encoding DNA excision repair protein ERCC-1 isoform X4 — protein MEARKARRFALQAAEEEEEEEVNSLFKAASAAKAATVPAASVAPRGASYADYVVGQAVATSSSSTAVQLKPTSAAPTASARSISEEAPPQNQDKSAVAPKSTAEDKGSPLSPTAPKAGAKHNAIIVSPRQRGNPILKFVRNVPWEFGEVVPDYVLGQSTCALFLSLRYHNLNPNYIHERLRNLGKTYQLQVLLLQIDVKDPHQAVKELAKICILADCTLILAWSPEEAGRYLETYKAYEQKPADLLKEKVEHDYLSRVSDCLTSVKSVNKTDTLSLLSTFRVGVGICAFASF, from the exons ATGGAGGCCCGGAAGGCCAGGAGGTTCGCCCTGCaggcggcggaggaggaggaggaggaggag GTGAACTCTCTCTTCAAAGCCGCTTCGGCAGCCAAAGCCGCAACAGTCCCTGCGGCCTCAGTTGCGCCCAGGGGGGCATCCTACGCAGACTATGTTGTTGGGCAAGCTGtggccacctcttcctcctccactgcTGTTCAGCTGAAACCCACTTCAGCTGCTCCCACTGCATCGGCTAGGAGCATCTCGGAAGAAGCCCCTCCACAGAACCAGGACAAGAGTGCTGTGGCCCCCAAAAGCACAGCGGAAGACAAAGGCTCCCCCTTGAGCCCCACAGCCCCCAAAGCGGGGGCCAAGCACAATGCTATTATCGTCAGTCCCCGGCAG AGGGGGAACCCCATTCTGAAGTTTGTCCGCAACGTGCCTTGGGAATTCGGCGAAGTTGTCCCAGATTATGTGTTGGGCCAGAGCACATGTGCCCTTTTCTTGAG CCTCAGGTACCACAACCTGAATCCTAATTACATCCATGAGCGGCTGCGTAACTTGGGGAAGACGTACCAGCTGCAGGTGCTTCTGCTTCAGATTGATGTG AAAGACCCCCACCAGGCAGTCAAGGAGCTGGCCAAGATCTGCATCCTTGCTGACTGCACCCTCATCTTGGCTTGGAG TCCAGAAGAAGCCGGACGCTACTTGGAGACCTACAAGGCCTACGAGCAGAAGCCGGCTGACCTGCTGAAGGAGAAAGTGGAGCACGACTATCTCTCGCGG GTGAGCGACTGTCTGACCAGCGTGAAATCCGTGAACAAAACAGACACCCTGAGCCTGCTGTCCACGTTCAGA GTGGGTGTTGGCATCTGTGCATTCGCTTCCTTCTGA